AGTTGGTGTCATGCAGAGCGTAGATCTTCAACTTGAAGAACTCCGGGTCACGGAAGCCGTACGCCTTCCTCTGCATCAGCTTGATCTTCGTGTTCGTCCCCTCCAGCGCTGCGGTCGAGA
The bacterium genome window above contains:
- a CDS encoding transposase; the encoded protein is STAALEGTNTKIKLMQRKAYGFRDPEFFKLKIYALHDTNYASAG